The following coding sequences are from one bacterium window:
- a CDS encoding 3' terminal RNA ribose 2'-O-methyltransferase Hen1: protein MLLTITTIHKPATDLGYLLYKNPARLQSFSLAFGQAHVFYPEASAERCTAALLLEIDPIGLVRNKRGMSGNSFSLEQYVNDRPYVASSFLSVAISQVFGSALGGRSKERQELAEKPLPFEVKIAVLPCRGGEMFLRKLFEPLGYTVKASQLVLDEKFPEWGQSRYFSVELQSVVRLKDLLRHLYVLIPVLDDEKHYWVGEDEVEKLLRNASEWLGSHPEKEQITRRYLKHRKRLVRDALARLVEEDDQDPDKTDEEHANEEAQLEERISLNEHRFGAVLAAVRNASARSVIDFGCGSGKLLERFLQEKSIEKIVGMDVSYRVLEVANEKLRLDRLPERQRSRIQLIQGSLTYRDKRLEGFDCATAVEVIEHLDMDRLNAFERVVFEFARPKTMIITTPNAEYNVRFENLPAGKLRHKDHRFEWNRPEFESWARKTAERHGYSVRFLPIGPLDRELGAPTQMGVFQR, encoded by the coding sequence AACGCTGCACGGCTGCCTTGCTTTTGGAAATTGATCCAATTGGTCTTGTTCGCAACAAACGTGGAATGAGTGGAAATTCGTTTTCACTGGAACAGTATGTGAATGACAGACCCTATGTGGCTTCCTCTTTTCTTAGCGTTGCGATCTCCCAGGTGTTTGGAAGCGCACTCGGCGGAAGAAGTAAGGAAAGACAGGAGCTCGCGGAAAAGCCCCTGCCTTTTGAAGTGAAGATTGCAGTGTTGCCATGCAGAGGCGGAGAAATGTTTCTACGGAAATTATTTGAACCATTGGGTTATACAGTGAAGGCGTCTCAACTTGTCCTGGATGAAAAATTTCCAGAATGGGGGCAGAGTCGTTACTTCAGTGTTGAGCTACAATCGGTTGTTCGCCTGAAGGATTTGCTGCGGCATCTTTACGTTCTGATTCCGGTTTTAGATGATGAGAAACATTACTGGGTGGGTGAAGATGAAGTGGAAAAATTGTTGCGGAACGCTTCGGAGTGGCTAGGATCTCACCCGGAGAAGGAGCAAATCACAAGGCGCTACCTGAAACATCGAAAGAGACTTGTTCGGGATGCCCTTGCGCGACTCGTTGAAGAGGATGATCAGGATCCGGACAAAACTGATGAAGAACATGCGAACGAGGAGGCACAATTGGAGGAGCGAATCAGTTTGAACGAACATCGTTTCGGAGCAGTTTTGGCTGCAGTGCGAAACGCAAGCGCCAGAAGTGTCATCGACTTCGGTTGTGGTTCCGGAAAACTGCTGGAACGTTTTCTTCAAGAAAAGTCGATCGAAAAAATCGTTGGTATGGACGTTTCGTATCGCGTCCTGGAAGTTGCAAACGAGAAGCTACGGCTCGACCGGCTTCCGGAAAGGCAGAGATCCAGGATTCAATTGATACAGGGTTCGCTTACTTATCGCGATAAACGATTGGAAGGATTCGATTGTGCTACGGCCGTGGAGGTAATTGAACATCTGGACATGGATCGCCTTAACGCGTTTGAGCGCGTGGTATTTGAATTCGCCAGACCCAAGACAATGATCATTACAACACCAAACGCCGAATACAATGTCCGTTTTGAAAATCTTCCGGCCGGCAAGTTGCGTCATAAGGATCACCGTTTCGAATGGAATCGACCCGAATTCGAATCGTGGGCAAGAAAAACGGCAGAAAGACACGGTTACTCTGTTCGTTTTCTTCCCATAGGCCCGTTGGACAGGGAGCTTGGAGCGCCCACACAGATGGGGGTATTTCAGCGATGA